A genomic stretch from Gymnogyps californianus isolate 813 chromosome 26, ASM1813914v2, whole genome shotgun sequence includes:
- the LOC127025984 gene encoding scavenger receptor cysteine-rich type 1 protein M130-like, producing MLVFKGAAEVRLANGSSHCAGRVEVKHRGQWGTVCGDYWSMDDAAVVCKQLDCGSAVGAPQYGHFGPGSGPIWMDDVGCNGTESALSDCKHAGWGEHNCAHTHDAAVTCSDGSAVEVRLADGGKRCAGRVEVKQQGQWGTVCRNYWDMDDAAVVCKQLDCGSAVEAHQYAHFGPGSGPIWMDDVGCNGTESALSDCKHAGWGEHDCVHTIDAGVTCSGLVEHQDSEDFCLCTMNML from the exons ATGTTGGTGTTCAAAGGTGCTgcggaggtgaggctggcgaATGGCAGCAGtcactgtgctgggagagtggaggtgaaacaCAGGGGCCAGTGGGGGACTGTGTGTGGTGACTACTGGAGCATGGACGACGCAgcagtggtttgtaagcagctggactgtgggtctgctgttgGAGCTCCTCAGTACGGACACTTTGggccaggatctggccccatttggatggatgatgttggctgtaatggcaccgagtctgccctgtctgactgcaaacacgcAGGATGGGGTGAACATAACTGTGCTCACACTCACGATGCTGCAGTGACATGTTCAG ACGGGA GTGCtgtggaggtgaggctggcggATGGTGGCAaacgctgtgctgggagagtggaggtgaaacaACAGGGCCAGTGGGGGACCGTGTGTCGTAACTACTGGGACATGGACGATGCCgcagtggtttgtaagcagctggactgtgggtctgctgttgAAGCTCACCAGTACGCACACTTTGggccaggatctggccccatttggatggatgacgttggctgtaatggcaccgagtctgccctgtctgactgcaaacacgcAGGATGGGGTGAACATGACTGTGTTCACACTATTGACGCTGGCGTGACGTGTTCAG